From the genome of Tenericutes bacterium MZ-XQ:
AAAACTTTTAGATGTCCCTCACCGTCACTTCGTCTTTTCTATCGCTAGAGAACTTAGAGATTACTTTAGAATTTATCGGGGGCTTTTTGATGTCTTTTTCTCATCTGTTAATGAAGCGCTTCAAGCACTTGTCTTTTCATCAAAGATTGCAGTTAAAGAAGATCGTAGACTTGGTCTCATTGCTTTTCTTCATACCTTTGGGCGTGATCTTAAGTTTAATCCTCATATTCACGTTTTGGTTGCTGAAAGAACGCTCGATCTCAATCAAAACTTGCGAAAGTTTTCTTACTTTCATTTTGAAAAACTTAGACTTTACTTCCAACTTGCTTTACTTAGAAATATCTCAAATTACTTAAAGGTCCACGCGAGTAAGGACATCTATAACCGCTTCAATCGTTTGAGATCTTCTCTCATCTCAAAATATAAGAAAGGCTTTTATGCACATGGTCCAAAACTTAAAGATTATGGTTTTCTGAATGCTGCGAAAAAAGTTTCTGATTATATCACACGTTATGCTTCACGTCCTGCAATTTCTGAAGAACGTATTTTGAATCTCGATACTTCTACCCATATGATCACTTGGACCTATGATCCTCATGAAGATGATGATAAATCAGAAGATGATCCTTCATTTCTTGGTAGACAAACCATCACTGAACATGTCTTTAGGTTTATTGCCAAACTCATCGTTCACATTCCAGATGAGCACTTTCACACCATTCGCTATTTTGGTTTCTATGCAAATAAATCAAAGAAATCGGTCGCTACTTTCAAAAAACTACTTTCAAATGCTTCTATTAAACTCAAACGTTCTCGCTCAAATTGGATACATATGCTAAAATCAATTTATAAGTATCATCCCATCTTATGTTCATGTGGCCACATCATGAAACTTAATCTAGATTATTCTTTACTAAGAGACCCCGGAGGTTAAACCTATGCCAAAATATTTTAATACCATCAAATTGAAAATTTCTGATGAAGAGAAAAAACTTCGCTTAGAAGACTATCGCTATGCCCTTCAAAACGGCTTTTACTTTGGACCACCTGTTGATATCCACGATTTTATGAATAAAGATATCTTTGATGAATTCGTTCGTTTTAAATGTCTTGTTTGTGGCACTGAACATGTTGAGGAATATGATATCTTACTAGAAATTTGGGATGAATCTATTTCTGATTATCCTAAAATATACTGTGAAAACTGTGGGAAAGAATCTTCTGTACCACTTGATGTTTATCATAAACAAACCTTAAAGGTTTTTAGATAATTGTTTTGACTTATATCTTACTCACCCACATAACTGTGGGGTTTTTGTCTATTTTGATTTTTAGATTTGAAAATAGAATTTCCTATTAAGTCAAAAAAAGCGACTCATTTGAGCCGCTTCTCGAATTTTTTTTATTACTTAATTAAACTTGCTAATTTAGAAACTGTTCTTACTAATTGAGCAGTATAACTCATTTCATTGTCATACCATGCCATAACTTTAACTAATTGTCTGTCATCATAGTTTACAATTTGAGTTGTGTTTGCATCATATAATGAACCATATCTTGTACCAATAACATCACTTGATACAATTGGATCTGATACATATGCTAAAGTTTCGTTTGCAGCAGCTTTAAATGCAGCATCGATTTCTTCTAAAGTGGTATGTTTCTTAACTTCTACTGTTAAGTCAACAATTGAACCTGTAACAGTTGGAACACGTAATGCTGTACCATCTAACTTACCTTTTAATTGTGGTAATACTAAACCGATTGCTTTTGCAGCACCTGTTGATGATGGAACGATACTTTCAGCAGCTGCACGTCCACGTCTTGACATGAAACCTTTTTTGTGTGGTTGATCTTGTAAAGATTGGTCAGCTGTGTAAGCATGAACAGTTGTCATGAATCCACCAACAACACCAAAGTTATCATCTAACACTTTTGCAACTGGAGCTAAACAGTTAGTTGTACATGAAGCACCACTAATTACATCTTCAGATCCATCAAGAACATCATCATTTACATTATAAACGATTGTTTTAACATCGCTACCAGCTGGAGCTGAAATCACAACTTTTTTAGCACCTGCTTCTAAATGCCATGAAGCTTTTTCTTTACTAGCGAAGAAACCAGTACATTCTAATACTACATCTACACCATACTCTTTCCATGGTAACTCTTTAGGGTCTTTAATTGCATGAATTGTAATCTTTTTACCGTCTACAACTAATTTGTCACCTTCAGTTGAAATTGAATCCACCTTGAAGTTTCTTTGTGCTGTATCATACTTTAATAAGTAAGCTAATGTTTCTGCATCTGTTAAGTCATTGATTGCTACAACATCAAACTTTGGATCATCTGCCATGAGTCTATACGCAAGACGACCAATACGGCCAAAACCGTTAATTGCTACTTTAATAGCCATAATTTAATATTCCTCCTATTGAATAGTTTTATTCTACGTTTTTATTTTACCAAATTAATTGATAATATCAAATATATTGGATATATCTTGTGAAATGTAAACGTTTTTGCTTTAAAAAAAATGGGTGATTTGGTATAATGTAAATGCATATCAATGATGTGAGTTCTTTATGAAGGAGATTGTCATGATAAAAAATATTGAAATTGAGTTTAAGTCAGCAATAACCAAGGAGAAATACTTGGAATTATTAAAGCAATTCGATTTGGAAAATAATATCTTTAAGCAGGTTAATTACTATTTTGATACTGATGATTACAAGTTTAATCAAAAACAAACCGTTTTACGTATCAGACAAAAAGGTGATTCCAGATTTAAAGTCACAATGAAATGTCAAAGCGATGATGGTGCATTTGAAAATCATGTATTCTTGCAGAAAGATCAAGCATTAGATA
Proteins encoded in this window:
- a CDS encoding type I glyceraldehyde-3-phosphate dehydrogenase; translation: MAIKVAINGFGRIGRLAYRLMADDPKFDVVAINDLTDAETLAYLLKYDTAQRNFKVDSISTEGDKLVVDGKKITIHAIKDPKELPWKEYGVDVVLECTGFFASKEKASWHLEAGAKKVVISAPAGSDVKTIVYNVNDDVLDGSEDVISGASCTTNCLAPVAKVLDDNFGVVGGFMTTVHAYTADQSLQDQPHKKGFMSRRGRAAAESIVPSSTGAAKAIGLVLPQLKGKLDGTALRVPTVTGSIVDLTVEVKKHTTLEEIDAAFKAAANETLAYVSDPIVSSDVIGTRYGSLYDANTTQIVNYDDRQLVKVMAWYDNEMSYTAQLVRTVSKLASLIK